A region of the Neorhizobium sp. NCHU2750 genome:
ATGAACCACAACGACGAATCACTTATTCGCGACGACGACCTGCGCGCCCAGCTTGAGGCGCAGCGGGGCAAGTCGCCCGTGTTCGACGTTTACGTGCGCAGCCTCATCAGCACGCAGATCAAGCGGGATGAGAAAAAGGCCGCCGACGAAGCCAAAGCCGCCAAGCTTGCCGCCATGCCGCGCGAGAAGCGCCGCCGGGCGATTTTCCGTGAGGTTATCGAGAACGAAGGGCCATCGCCGGATAACCTGCGGTACATGCCCACGCCTTTGGCGATTTGTGGCCTGCCCTACAAAGCCCTGCCGGAGGGCGTGACCGAGTTCGAACGCACCCAAGGACGCATGGCCGTTACCGTGACCGCAGGCAAGCTCCGCTCGCCCGATGGCCGCAAGGTGCAGCAGCCTGTGCCTTATGGCCCGAAGGCACGCCTCATCATGGCGCACCTGTCAACCGAAGCCTTGCGCAACAACTCGCCCATCGTGGAAACCTCCGAAACCCTGTCCGCCTTCATGCGCGACATGGGGTTCGAGCCGCGCGGCGGGAAGAATGGCAATATTGAGCCGTTCAAAGAGCAGCTTCGCGCTCTCGCAGCCTGCCGCATGGAAATCAGCACGTGGGACGGCAAGCGTTCCGGCCAGATTGACGTCAAGCCGTTGCAGAAGGTCGAGCTATGGTTCCCCGACCACGACCACCAGAAATCCCTTTGGCCAACCACCATCGCGTTTTCCGGTGACTTCTACAACGAACTCAAGAACCACGCCCTGCCCATCGACGTGCGCGTGTTGCGCGCCCTTTCCAATTCGGCTCGTCGTCTCGACCTGATGTTGTGGGTTACTTACCGCATCACGCGCCTGCAAACGCGCCTTGTTCTCGACTGGCAACCGCTCAAGAGCCAGTTCGGGGAGGATTATACCCGAGATCGCGACTTCAAGGCCGCGCTGGTGCAGGACTTGGCAGCTCTGAAAGACATTTTCCCGAAGCTGCCGGTGAAGCTCACCGAGCGGGGGCTGGAGATGGAAGCGGCCGACGCTTCGGCCCTTGCTATCCCCAAACGCGCCCTCAAAGCCTAACCCCCTAAAAATCAGGTAGTGAAACGCTGAAAAGCGTGTCTTTTTGCGTATTTAGCTACGCTGATTAAGTCGCGCTCAGTGGATAACTTTTTGCAGCTTTTTCAGGTATCTAGACCCCCTCCTACGCTGATTAGGTCGCGCCCCTACGCTGATTAGGTCGCGCTTTCGCCCCCAGCTACGCTGATTAGGTCGCGCCCCTACGCTGATTAGGTCGCGCAATCCACGCTGATTAGGTCGCGCCTATATATAGAACAGAAAGATTCAGAAAGGTTTTTACAGAAAGCTTCTCTACAGAAACCCTTTTACAGAATAACAGAAAGAGGCTTTTTCAAATTTTGGAAAAGGGATTTTGGAGACACAAACGCAGGCGGCAAATAAGGGCCTCTGAGGCGTTTCTTTCTTCCTGATGACCCGACACTAGGAAAAACATCGAAACCCATCTCACAGCCCTCCTATGAGGTTGTGAGGGCATGGTAGGCGCTGGGCGATGCCCAGCGGCCTAACCCTTGACGGTCATCGGCTCCTCAGCCTGTACCGTGTGATGAAGTGAATCATTCTTTTGCGGCCATGGCAATGGCCGGGTTGGTGGCTGATCGTGCAGCGCCGCCATGATCGCAACGACCTCGGCGGTGGTTGGTGCATGGATCTCGTAATCCGCCGTCTTCACGGATGAGCCGCGCCCCCAAAAGGCAGCGCCGCGTGCCGCGCACGCTTTCAGACAATCGACCAACCAATCCTGCATTTCCAGCGCCTCCATGTCGTTCCGAAGCTTGTAGGCGGCAAATGGTTGTCACCGCAAAGCACAGGCTCGGACACAGGGTAGGGTGGCATGGGGAGTGTTGAATGCGAACGCAGGATTCGGGAACCGAATCACGCAGGAGCATGGTGCAACTCATGTTGAGTGCGAAAATCAGGCCTAACCCTTGTTCAAATACCTTCGGGGGTATGGGGGCAGACAGCCCCCATTCAAGAAAATCACGGCGTTAATAATACACCAACCTTGGCGATTGACTGCCGCAGGCTGCTTTGTAAGCTACGATTGTAGAGGGCAATTGGGGAATACTATGGGTAAGTTGGTTATTGGCACCGGCATGATGCTGGTCGGGGTATTTATGTGTTTCACGGTCGTGCTGGCTATTCCGGGAACGATCATGGCCTTTATCGGCGGCGGCATGATGTTCGCCGGGTTCGCCTCAGTCACCAAGTCCACCGTTAAGGGGGGTATGGCGGCCGGGAAGATCGCCCGCGACATGAGGGCGAACCGCGAAGATACGACACTCATCGAGGCGCAGCCTGTTGAGGCTCACCGCAGCGTGGCGGATGAAATCGCCAAGCTTGCCGATCTGCTTAACGCAGGACACCTGACGCAAGCCGAATTCGATCAGCGTAAGGGCCAGCTTCTCAGCCAAGCTTGAGCAGCCCGCCGCTGGTATCGAAGGCCTTCGCCGACTCCATACGGTCGGCGAACTCGGCATAGCCGTAGGCCTTCACCACGCGGGCAGGGGAGTGCCCCTGCGCTATTGTCAGGGTCAGGTCGCGGAAGGCCTCGCCGGTCAGTTCGTGTGGGAACACGAGCGGCTTGCGTTGGCCGTCAATCAGGCCGTGCCGCTCGTCCAACTGCTTGGACAGGTTCAGGGCTTGCTCGCCGCTGATGCCCATAAACTGCCGCACGAGGCTGTTTTGCAGGAATCCGTCAGGGTTCTTGTAATGCTCTGCGAGCTGCCCGAAATTTTGCGCAAACATCCAGAGCCGCACGCCGTAACCGCGCCCCATGTCGAGGGCGGTTTCCAGCAGGTCAAGGCGATGGAGCTTGGGCATTTCATCGAGGAAGAACGTCACGACCGGCGCGTTACGGTCGGGTTCATCCCGGCACAGCGCATAGATGGTCTGTCCTATGAGCGCGCGGAAGAACGAGGTGTATTGCTTCAGCTCCTTTAGGCTGATGCAGATATAGAGGGTCGCCTTGTCCCGGCGCAGCGTCATAGGGTCGAAGGTCGAGCGGGCGCTCAGCTCCTCGATGCGCGGGGCCTGCCACGTGTCGATGTGCGTGCGCGCCGTGTCCGTGACGCTTTCGCGCACCTTGGGCGGCATCGAGCGCACGGCCTTGGCCGTGCGTTCCAGCTTTTTGACGCCGGATTGGGCGAGGTGGTTGAGCCACAGCTCCAACTCACTCCCCGCAATCCCGGTATCGGCGCCGTCAGGCGCCATGGGTTCGAGATACAGGCGATCAAAAATTGCCGACAGGGTACGGTCGTCCTTCTCGAACAATGCCGTGTCGAGAATGGCGTCAGCCAACAAATCAAGGCCGCGCTTGTCCCAATAATCCTTTTTGCCGACTTCCTGCGGCACCATCAGCAGATCCACGAGGCTTTTGGCATCTTCGTAGGCATCAGCCAGCGGCTCCGCGCGCACGGTATCGAGCGGGTTGAAATGGATGGAGTTGGCCGGATCGGAGGGTGCGAACCTATAGACCGGCCCGACATTACGGGCGCGCCAGACGGCCGTCTGGTCGAACAGCTCGCCCTTGATGTCGAGGACGACTGCGCCGCCGTCCATGGTCAGGAGGTTGCGCATGACCGTCTGGCTCTTGCCCTGACCGGGAGGGCCGAAGGTGATGAGGCTTTCGTTCTGGTCATACAGGAGTTCGGATTCCGAACCCTCTATGCGGCCCAAACGTAGCACCGAAGGGCGCGGAGGTTGATGCCTGCATAGCGCCGTGGCGGCCTCCTCTGGTGCCATCCATGTGGCGCCGGTGACAAGCAGCCGTTTCAAGGTGGCGCGCTCTTCTGCGGTCATAAGGCGAGAGGTGAGGGCATCCCGCAACGCCTGTTGCAGGCGTTCGGTCGCTTCGCCGGTCGGGCCGAGGTGGCCCTCGATCAAGGTCGTTAGGGTGCGGCGTAGTTCGGCCAACAGGTCGGCCGACTTGAACGGGCCGTCTGTGACCATCAGGCCCTTGCCCTCATTCCAGACAATCGGCGTAAAGATCGCCAGCCGCTCGCGGCGGTCAATCTGCCCCACGGCCGCCAATAGGTCGGTCAGGCGAAGGGTGGCTCGTTCGGCCTCCGTCATGTCGCGCAAAGTGCGCCGGAACGCGGCGCCTTTGAGCGCCAGCTCCGCCGAGGCTTGCAGATAGTCACGCTCCATCGATCCTGCCGCCTTGAGGAGGTAATCCTCGTCACCAGCGCGCCGGTCGAGGTGGGCGTGTTTGTCAGAGATGGTTCGGGCAAGCCGGAAGAAGCTGACCTCTTTCAGGAGGTCGGGCGTCAGCTCTGCAATCGTCAGGCTGACGGCGTTCAGCTCGTTGGCGTGGAACGCCTCGATTTCCGCCAGCCGATTGCCCGCCGCGGCGGGAGCGGGCGCAGGTTTGGCCGCGGAGACTGGTAAGGCGGGACGCGCTCGCGAGCGGGCCAAAGCCCCGCCGACGCCGCCGCTTACGGAATAAGCGTAACCGCCCAGAAAGATGGCGCCGAAGAACGCCGCTAAAATCAGATAATCCATCAACACCCCCATGCCCAAGGTGAAGGTAGCCGGAGGGAAACAGGTAGGCAATGCAACAGGCAGTGGTGGGTGAAGCAACGCCGCAGCGGTGGCCGGGAGATACCGCGCCCTTGCCCGGCCCATGACGTTGCCATGGTCACGGGCGGCAGGCGCTTGCGGTTTCTAATGAAGGCTTGTAGCTTGGCGGCATTGTTAGGGCGCACTTATGGGTTTCGTTCCGAAACCCGCGCCCACCACCGTCTGGGGCGTTGAGTGGCAATCTATAGCCTGAACCACAAGCCGGTCGGCAAAAGCACGCAGGAGCGGCCGTACACGACCGGTGCCCACGTGAATTACATCACCCGTGAAAAGGCTCTAGGCCGTCTCGACGGCGCCCGCTTGCCCGTGGACAAGGACGGCGCCCGCGACTTCTTCAACAGGGCCGAGGACGGCAGCCGCGCCAATGGGCGCGTTGCGGACAAGCTCATGCTGGCGCTGCCCAAGGAGCTGACACCCGAGCAGCGCCACGAGCTGGTGCGTGGCTTCGCCGAGGACGTGACAGGTGGCAAGGCGCCATGGCTGGCCGCCCATCACGACAAGGGCAGGGATGCCAGCAACCCTCACTGCCACCTTGTCCTACGTGACCAAGACCCGACCACCGGCAAGCGTGTGTTCGGGATGAGCGAACGCGGTTCTACCCAGCGCCTGCGCGAGAAATGGCAAGACCATGCCAACCGCGCTCTAGAGCGCGCAGGACGGCCGGAGCGCATCGACGCCCGCACCCTGAAGGCGCAGGGTATCGACCGCGAGCCGCAAATCCATGAAGGGCCGCGCAACCGCGCAGCTTCTGAAAACGGCCGCAGGCCCGTGTCACGGCCGCGCAATTTTCGGAACCGGCCGGGAGCCAAAGTTCCCAACCGACGCGTTGATTACCCCTCAATTGATAAGGGCCGAACGCGGGCCGAGTATAACCGTGAGCGGCCGACTGAGCGCGATTATTGGAACGAGCTGGACGCTCACCGCCAACAGGAGGAGCTGGACGGCTTGCGCCGCCTGCACCTCCCTCCGGACGGACGGCGCGACGAGCCGCCGCCCCGGTCGTTTGGCGACAAGCTCAAGGCCTTCCGCGCGCAAAAGGAGGCCGACAAGGGTTTGCCCATGCCGTCGGCCAAAACACCCGTACAACAGGGCTTGCCATTGAAAGAGTTTCTGGCGAAAAGTAGGGGCAGGCCTTCCGATCGCGCGCCGCCTCTGCGGCCCACGCGGAAGGGCAGGGACGACGACCGCGAGCGGTAGGGGTGGCATGTCAGTCGACGAGCGCGACCTCGCTATGAGCGAGGACGAACTGGCAAGAGCACGGTTTGCGGAACGCAACAGCCGTAGCCGTCTCAATGACACGATGCGCCAATCGTTCCTGTCGCCAAAGCGCGCCATGAACCGCATCCAGAAGGCCCGCGCCAAACACGGTGACAAGACCGTTTTCGACAAGCTCCGTGACCCTAAGAGCCGCGCCTATGGGCGGCGCCCCGGCAGTCTGCTGTCACGGGGTGGCCTGCGCGGCGGTGCCCGCCGCAAGCGACACGAGGCCTTGCTGGCGCGCCGTCGCCTGCCCGAGCAGCTTCTCGACCATGAAAACAGCGCTGGACGCCTGCGCGGCGCCGAGCGGGGCCACAAGGAGGCCCGCGACCGGTATCGGCCGCCAGCGGGCGGCGGCCCGAAACAATCGTTCCTGTCTCGCCTCATCAACCGTCCCTCTCCTGACGCCGTGCCTGCGCCTCATAATCATGCCGGAAAGGGATTCTCCCTGAAGGAAGCTCTTGCCAAGCGAGCGCAACGGTCGGCCGAGAGACCGACCTCGAAACCGCGCCCAAAAGGCCGGGATTTTGAGCGAGAGCGCTAAAGCGTCCAACGCACCACGAGGGCCTGCGAGGTGCGCCCATCTGGGTGCTGGCGTTTCTCCCATTCCACGCCAAACCCTTCCGCCCGCAGGGCTTCGGCCGTGGCCTTCGCCGCGACCGTCTGCGACACGTCAACGGCCTTCTCGGGCGCCACGGTGATGTGGGTGAATCCGTTCCCAGCCGCGTCAGAGATCCGCGTCTTTACGGCCGACAGGTCAAGCAGTTTCTCCGCTTCGCGTTCGAGCGCCTGCCGGGTCATTTCCTTGACCCGCTCCAAAATGGTGCCCGTCATGCCGCCGCCCCCTGTTGGGTGGTGCTGGCAAAGCGGCGCCCCAAATAGGTGTCTGTGACATCGAGGCGGCCGTGTCCCAGCTCATGCGATACCTCCAAACGCGCGGCGCGGTCGCGCGCCGCCTGCGCGGGTGTCATGCGGTCAACGGTTGGGCCGCCGGCGGCAGGGCATGACCAGCCCGTGAGCTGCTTATAGCGCCACTGCGCATAGGCATGGCGGTAGCCGTGGGCATTCCCGATGCCCGCCTTGAGGAGCTGGTTTTCGTAGGCCTTCACAGCCTGAAAATAGTTCCTCCCCTCCCCTATCAGCGACCCGTCGCCCACCAGCTCGCGCACCTCGTCGAGGAGAGCGCGTTGCTTGTCGTGCGTGATCGGAATTTCGCGATACCGGCCGCCTTTGCACCAGCTCGCCTTCAGGGCGAGGCGGTCGCCTTTGTCAGCCAGTCCCGGCCGGAGCTTCAACGCCTCCTCACGCCGCAGGCCGAACGCGGCCTCGAGCTTTAGGGCAAGGCGCACCCGCGCGTCACCTACGCGCTCAAGTGCCGCGCCCTCGAGGCGCTTGGCCTTATTGCCGGAGAACCGGCCGCGTTCCGCGAGGCCGAACGTGTCATTCGCCTTCGGCAGGAGGCCCGTCTTGCCGACCTGGTGCGCCCACCAGCGCAGCCACGTCAGGCGGTTTCGTATGGTTTGGTCGGACAGGCCGCCCGCCTTCCAGTGACCGACAAGGGCGGTCACATGCTTGCCTTTTAGGCTGCGCGCATCAGGCAGGCGATACCCGAGCGCCAACAAATCGTCAGCCATGGCCAACAAGCCCCGCTGCCTCAGCGCACGGGTGCCGAAACTCCCTTCACCCGAGCGGGTGCAGAGGGTTTTCAGGCTAAAGCTCAAGTCGTCCATGGTTCATGTCTTTCGGTAAGTTTTATTGACCAGCCATGAGGCCGCGTGCGGCGTTCAAGGCCCTTGCCGAGGCAAGGAAAAGGCCGGATACTCCCTGTTGTTATCTCCGTTTCTACGGTCGATTAGTCTCCCTGTCGTGTCGCCCGATGATGGGCCGTTGTGTCATGCGGTCGTGCATCGTTGCGTCCTCTCTATGGGTTGCCTAGCTTGGCTCCCCCGTGTCGTGCCCGTGGGGCCGTACATGCGGGCGGGGGTTGGGTGGTGCGCCCTCTGGCGCGTCGGTGTCAGCAGTCATTGAGGTTGTCCTTCCGGTTAAAAGGGGCAGCTCTGGCCCGTGGGGTTGTGGCTTAGATGTTTCGTGCCTGTGCACAGACGAGGTTCGGCTGAACCTCGTCACACCCTTATGTACCCATCCCTCATCCGTTGACTGACATGTGGCGACGGCCTGCCCAAAGGGGCGCAAGCGGTAGCGGCGCGCCCTGTCACTACCTGCGATGCGGTAGTGACAGGGCTAGGGCGTGCCCTGCCCGTGTGTCGGCCGTGCAACGGCCGAATGGGAGGTTGCCCTCCCAAACCCTCCCGTGGATCGCTTAGGGCCTAAAGGGCGCCCAGCGACCCAGCAGGGGACTTGCAACCCCCGCACCCCTGCCCTTGCGGCTCTAAAGGCCGCAGCGGGATTGCATCCCGCGCCTTGCGGATACCCGCACGGGGTTCCCCGGCGCTTGCCCCGTGTCGATGCTCCAAGCCTTTGGCCGGGCCGCGTGTCCCGGCCATTCGCTACGCGACCGGCTTTCCCGCATAGACCCGGTGCCCCGCGCGCCGGTGACATGCTGCGTGGCGACTGGATGCCCTCCGGGCACGGTCAGGCCTTTAGACCTGACCTTAACCAGTCTTGGCCGCCACGCCGCACGTCAACCCCGAGCTACCGAAGGAGCAAACTTGCTTGTCAGTGTAATGAGAAAAGGCGGCGCCCACGGCCGCTGATAGGTAGAGGGGCAAGCCCCTGCTCCGGTCTAGATCCAGAAACAGGGGCTTCTCCGCATAATTGACGCATCATCCCACTGACTGCGCCGCCTATCGGAGCCGGATTCGGGCAACACACTGAAACCCTAACCCGTGACCTTACAAGAGGATAGCTACCCCTTTCAGGTGAAGGCGTCAATCGAGCCAAAGGTAAAAAATCTCATTTCGGCACGAAATGGTC
Encoded here:
- a CDS encoding type IV secretory system conjugative DNA transfer family protein → MDYLILAAFFGAIFLGGYAYSVSGGVGGALARSRARPALPVSAAKPAPAPAAAGNRLAEIEAFHANELNAVSLTIAELTPDLLKEVSFFRLARTISDKHAHLDRRAGDEDYLLKAAGSMERDYLQASAELALKGAAFRRTLRDMTEAERATLRLTDLLAAVGQIDRRERLAIFTPIVWNEGKGLMVTDGPFKSADLLAELRRTLTTLIEGHLGPTGEATERLQQALRDALTSRLMTAEERATLKRLLVTGATWMAPEEAATALCRHQPPRPSVLRLGRIEGSESELLYDQNESLITFGPPGQGKSQTVMRNLLTMDGGAVVLDIKGELFDQTAVWRARNVGPVYRFAPSDPANSIHFNPLDTVRAEPLADAYEDAKSLVDLLMVPQEVGKKDYWDKRGLDLLADAILDTALFEKDDRTLSAIFDRLYLEPMAPDGADTGIAGSELELWLNHLAQSGVKKLERTAKAVRSMPPKVRESVTDTARTHIDTWQAPRIEELSARSTFDPMTLRRDKATLYICISLKELKQYTSFFRALIGQTIYALCRDEPDRNAPVVTFFLDEMPKLHRLDLLETALDMGRGYGVRLWMFAQNFGQLAEHYKNPDGFLQNSLVRQFMGISGEQALNLSKQLDERHGLIDGQRKPLVFPHELTGEAFRDLTLTIAQGHSPARVVKAYGYAEFADRMESAKAFDTSGGLLKLG
- a CDS encoding SHOCT domain-containing protein, translating into MGKLVIGTGMMLVGVFMCFTVVLAIPGTIMAFIGGGMMFAGFASVTKSTVKGGMAAGKIARDMRANREDTTLIEAQPVEAHRSVADEIAKLADLLNAGHLTQAEFDQRKGQLLSQA
- a CDS encoding MobA/MobL family protein, with translation MAIYSLNHKPVGKSTQERPYTTGAHVNYITREKALGRLDGARLPVDKDGARDFFNRAEDGSRANGRVADKLMLALPKELTPEQRHELVRGFAEDVTGGKAPWLAAHHDKGRDASNPHCHLVLRDQDPTTGKRVFGMSERGSTQRLREKWQDHANRALERAGRPERIDARTLKAQGIDREPQIHEGPRNRAASENGRRPVSRPRNFRNRPGAKVPNRRVDYPSIDKGRTRAEYNRERPTERDYWNELDAHRQQEELDGLRRLHLPPDGRRDEPPPRSFGDKLKAFRAQKEADKGLPMPSAKTPVQQGLPLKEFLAKSRGRPSDRAPPLRPTRKGRDDDRER
- a CDS encoding replication protein RepA, yielding MNHNDESLIRDDDLRAQLEAQRGKSPVFDVYVRSLISTQIKRDEKKAADEAKAAKLAAMPREKRRRAIFREVIENEGPSPDNLRYMPTPLAICGLPYKALPEGVTEFERTQGRMAVTVTAGKLRSPDGRKVQQPVPYGPKARLIMAHLSTEALRNNSPIVETSETLSAFMRDMGFEPRGGKNGNIEPFKEQLRALAACRMEISTWDGKRSGQIDVKPLQKVELWFPDHDHQKSLWPTTIAFSGDFYNELKNHALPIDVRVLRALSNSARRLDLMLWVTYRITRLQTRLVLDWQPLKSQFGEDYTRDRDFKAALVQDLAALKDIFPKLPVKLTERGLEMEAADASALAIPKRALKA
- a CDS encoding phage integrase N-terminal domain-containing protein; protein product: MDDLSFSLKTLCTRSGEGSFGTRALRQRGLLAMADDLLALGYRLPDARSLKGKHVTALVGHWKAGGLSDQTIRNRLTWLRWWAHQVGKTGLLPKANDTFGLAERGRFSGNKAKRLEGAALERVGDARVRLALKLEAAFGLRREEALKLRPGLADKGDRLALKASWCKGGRYREIPITHDKQRALLDEVRELVGDGSLIGEGRNYFQAVKAYENQLLKAGIGNAHGYRHAYAQWRYKQLTGWSCPAAGGPTVDRMTPAQAARDRAARLEVSHELGHGRLDVTDTYLGRRFASTTQQGAAA